The Aspergillus flavus chromosome 2, complete sequence region GACTCTGGTAGTTCTCTCTTCTCGGAGTGCACATCTTTCGTGTAAGTGATATCTTCCTCAATATCCCGTTGCGCATTGGGGACTGCGCCATGATGCTGTGGCGTAGCTTCCTCCATCGTAGGCATAGTGTCGTTGTCCACTGgtttcttctcatccaccATCTCCACGTAGCTTGTACTGTATCAAGTAGCACGTGGGCTAACCCCGTTGATCTGTTCAAGGCTGTGGCAAGGTCAAAATGTGATCACTGATCAATATTTCACTGACGGGGCAGGACCGGGGGGAAGATTAATAGGATTTTATTAAATGCATGGACCCAGATGTGAAATGATTGGGGAATGATAAtgagataataaaaatctgTGTGAAACGAGTAATAAATTTCAGCTCAGGCCACGTCCACCTGAGATAAGGCCCGTTAAAGGAAAACTGACCGATGCAAGGCTGGGGACTTATCGGTTGACAAGCAGTAAGCGGGGATAATGTATGTTCTTAACCTTAAGACCTTGTCGCACGGCATGGTATGGTGTTCTCAACTATACAGGACGCTAGTGGCTAGTTTTCTACGGTTGTTCTGGATGCCTAGggaaattttcttcttcttcctttttccatACTCTCTTCCCGAGACCTTGTGTCGGAGCAGCGTGCTAaactactactagtagacCATCTACAACCGGTGGCTGGGGAGTGGATTCAACCAgtaatggaaaagaaaaagcgaaaatTTTCTTAGAAAAGAGCTAAGCTAAAACTCCACTTACCAAATCCCAAGTTACAGAAAGTGGCAAagatatctttttttttttcttgtctggtGATAAGACTGTTGCAGCACTAAACGTCACTAGGGGTAAGATTACAAGCCTGAGGCCGTAGATTGGCGGAAGAGCAACCATGAGAGGCGAGAGTTTCTTAGTTTGCCAACACCTTGACAATAAATCTCCGCACCAAAGAAGTCGCTCGTGTGCCGCCTCTGCTGATTGGGTTAATGCCGTTCTTCCCCTTGAAATAAACTATGCAGGCAGAGACCAGATATTTTTTGGCCCTGGGTATCCCTTTCAAGATGATATGTGTGATTGATCGTTATAAGGTTAGGGTTTACCACTAATTCACCGAACCGTGGTTGTGGAGGTTTGAATACAGTTTCTATTTGAAAAGGATATCCACTTCAGAgtgttgaagaaggcacCACAAGTGGGCATACCTCAGCTCTCAACCACTCTGGAGTACATGAATTAGCGCTATGGGCTCAAAGGGGTAAAGCACGCCGACACTAACCGCACTTTCGACTCAGGTGCCAAGCCCACCAAGTATAAACTAGATAACATCAATGGACTCCTTTTGTATCGGTGTACGCCGGAGGGTTGCCGAGCGTTGTTTTACCACTGTGCGACCAACAAACGAGGGCTTCTGATAGGGCTCGATAAGCTCTCGGAGTGCCAAGCCACCAATACCTTTTCTTGATTTAGGGTGACATTGATTACTACATTATGAGATGTATGTACGGAGATTGCCGGACTTTTGGTCTGGTCTTTGTACAGAATTAGATATGATAACGACGATCCGGGGTAATTCACCAATTGTGATATTTTCCATGGCCATCCACACTTCCAGGATATACTTTAGCAGCATCAAATTTGCCCCGTATTCATCGGGGCGGCTCGTTCATTGTCCACTTGCATATTGCATTGTTAGGTTACATCGGCGTCCTACCGTGAGGTGTTTGAGTCTTTTATTCGTTGCTCTGCAATATCCCTTCGACTGATCACATGTCTCGAGAGAATTATCGTCCGATCAAGTCTCGCAGACAATGAGATATTGCCctctgtacggagtaagtaaCTATTCAATCGCCAGGTGAAGTCGGCAGTTCGGATAAAGTTAGACTGTGCCGCAAACAAACATGGCCCACCATACCTCAAGCGGGGAACCCTGACCATGTCAATGTCATCGATCATCTGCCCCTGCCTTGACCTCCGTCATCACTTTTCTTCAACCGAGCTACACTTTCACCATGAGCTCAAATGATATCGACTGGGAATTAGAAGAAGGGATACCCCAGGTTGACGACCCTTTCATTCAACAGTACTTGAAGGGCCGTACCTCCCTCGTATTGGAGGAGCAAAAGCAGCGATATGGTCAGTTCCCCACAGGTAGCTAGACATTCGCCCGAATCTTATTACTCACCAAAGTTGTTATTATAGACACCAATCTTCGTAAGGCCTTGTCGCCAGTTGCTGCGAGGGCTTGCGAGATCGTTTCCAAGATACGCGCCCGCGATCTGACAAGTTTAGGGCTGAACGAGGGAAATCCCCGCCAATTAAACACCCCCTCTCAAACGAGTCGCATGTCTCACCTTAACAGGGGTGAGGTGCAGAAAACCGAACTATGGAGAATCTTACAGAAGATGCCGAAGGGGTCACTGTTACATGCGCATATGGAGACCATGTTCGATATCGACATTGTAATAGAGGAGGCCTTCAAAACACCGGGCATCCACATATACGCCCCTAAGCCTTTTACCACTCAACGGGATTATGAAGAAGGGATTTTCTACTTTCGATACTCACCACCAGTACAGAACTCGGAGAACGAGCCAACGTTATGGGACCCCAGCTACGAACCATCTATTTTAATCAGCTTACAAAAGGCGGCGGCGTCGTTTCCCGACGGCGGAGAAGCTGGGTTTCGTGACTGGCTGAAGAAGCGATGTATCTTCGCTTCAGAGCATTCATATCATGAGCATGGGTCCGATGATATGTTGAATGCCTACAAGACTTTATCATCTGTTGTTAACTCTCTTTTAAGCTACGAACCAATCCTCCGCTCATGCCTTCGTTGGATGTTTTCACGACTTGCTGACGACGGCATAAGCTATGTGGAAATTAGAAATTCTTTTACATTCCCATACAGACGGGAAGGAAACTCTACTCCCGAAGAGGACTATTCTGCATGGTGTCAAGCCTTTCAGGAGGAACTTGAGCTTTTCAGAAGTacggaagaaggaaggacgCTATGTGGAGCACGCATCATCTGGACGGCCTCACGCACACTATCAAACAGGGAAATATCCGGTAGCATGATAAACTGTATCCTGGCGAAGCAGGACTTTCCAGAGGTGATCTGTGGGTTCGATGTGATAGGGCAAGGTGACGATGCCAGATCACTTGTCGACCTCGTTCCCATTCTGTTCTGGTTCCGAAAACAGTGCGCTGAAGAAGGGGTGGAtatccctttccttttccatgtcGGAGAAAAGCTTTGTGAGGGCAAACAGACTGAACACGACTTATTTGATGCGATTCTACTTGGCACTAGGAGGCTAGGCCCTGGGGAGCCGCTTTATAAGCATCCATTACTCCTGGAGCtgatcaaggaaaaaaagatcCTTGTCGAGGTCTGCCCTATTGTGAAGGGTATGACT contains the following coding sequences:
- a CDS encoding adenine deaminase/adenosine deaminase (adenosine deaminase family protein), which codes for MSSNDIDWELEEGIPQVDDPFIQQYLKGRTSLVLEEQKQRYDTNLRKALSPVAARACEIVSKIRARDLTSLGLNEGNPRQLNTPSQTSRMSHLNRGEVQKTELWRILQKMPKGSLLHAHMETMFDIDIVIEEAFKTPGIHIYAPKPFTTQRDYEEGIFYFRYSPPVQNSENEPTLWDPSYEPSILISLQKAAASFPDGGEAGFRDWLKKRCIFASEHSYHEHGSDDMLNAYKTLSSVVNSLLSYEPILRSCLRWMFSRLADDGISYVEIRNSFTFPYRREGNSTPEEDYSAWCQAFQEELELFRSTEEGRTLCGARIIWTASRTLSNREISGSMINCILAKQDFPEVICGFDVIGQGDDARSLVDLVPILFWFRKQCAEEGVDIPFLFHVGEKLCEGKQTEHDLFDAILLGTRRLGPGEPLYKHPLLLELIKEKKILVEVCPIVKGMTSRTDFTLDDPLSVLLSRGVPISLSSYFPDLSERGLNSLTFEFWQALQGPDNLELPGLAMMVENSIRWSCYEDQSTVEWLSDIREGILGEGIKATRLRDWYACFEKFCEWVALEFAEVDIS